Proteins from one Ornithobacterium rhinotracheale genomic window:
- a CDS encoding TonB-dependent receptor has product MKKSIITGLSLCLAYSLSAQEQPKHYELDSLLIEGKSKENSQKIEIIKNAQTTDVLSQAYLKRNNPNDLAQTLNTLPGVQVDKRTQFGGQRVVIRGYGNDQKFNNWGVKFYLNGAPITSADGVTILEDLDFGLINQMNVIKGPASALYGGGTGGVVNFIINTNQEKGVKISQNTLTGSFKTFGSSTRIDAKSENYSMLLNYSHLQSDGYRPRGKTNKNNYAFLGNFKLSPNQNINIYASHNNSFQGIDGQISYGDYYAGIDNGNAAYTRRNGHNHFISSRAIINHQWQLTPNISSNTTIFYHNLDTERAAAGAYETSEQPTYGARTGWTANYLWNEKFQTITQIGAEFTKSLPLISNYRFDGSDPNSPRFQTKDISKGGYFKYNNYNSSFFLSNRWIYTPYKLSLITGVSANIAGYQRKDLLHFPGLLPKLKKDASINKDFSIVATPHLAIQKEIGDNHILNLSYSEGYNSPTAATAYIKGISKTNDDLKPEHAYMWDLMAHGLIGKNQLWDYQISLFTMRINKKLSMLSARDEQNNAYSYFANTGKQHNKGMEFQLGYTHLAKGFVNRLRPFVNLSLYDFKYTDFTNNGKNFNGKKVVGVPSTKYTIGLDIDSPIGIYMTNTFSYLSDVYTNFSNTISAKGFSQYNAKLGYRGNFKNWNFDIFLLGNNLTNQINYTYLFVGNAAGDYDAGNGYTQNTVTDVNPGPAKAYFTGGLNIAYHF; this is encoded by the coding sequence ATGAAAAAATCAATCATCACTGGATTGTCTCTCTGCTTAGCTTATAGTTTAAGCGCACAAGAACAACCTAAACATTACGAACTAGACTCTCTATTGATTGAGGGTAAGAGTAAAGAGAATTCACAAAAGATAGAAATCATTAAAAATGCTCAAACTACTGATGTGCTTAGCCAAGCCTACTTAAAACGGAACAACCCGAATGATTTGGCACAAACTCTAAATACACTTCCTGGTGTTCAAGTAGATAAAAGAACACAATTTGGCGGACAGCGTGTAGTGATAAGAGGGTATGGTAATGATCAAAAATTCAACAACTGGGGTGTAAAATTCTATTTAAACGGCGCTCCTATAACGAGTGCTGACGGAGTTACAATTCTAGAGGATTTGGATTTTGGACTTATCAATCAAATGAACGTAATAAAAGGTCCTGCTAGCGCATTATACGGAGGAGGAACAGGAGGCGTTGTAAATTTCATCATCAACACAAATCAAGAAAAGGGAGTTAAAATATCACAAAACACCTTAACTGGTTCCTTTAAAACCTTTGGTAGTAGTACTCGTATTGATGCCAAATCAGAAAATTATTCTATGCTCTTAAACTATAGTCATCTTCAAAGCGATGGATACCGACCTCGAGGCAAAACCAATAAAAACAACTACGCTTTTCTAGGTAACTTTAAATTAAGCCCCAATCAAAACATCAATATCTACGCCTCGCACAACAATTCCTTTCAAGGTATTGATGGGCAAATTTCCTATGGAGATTATTACGCTGGGATTGACAATGGAAACGCCGCCTATACGAGAAGAAATGGACATAACCATTTTATCTCTTCACGAGCAATAATAAATCATCAATGGCAACTAACCCCAAACATTAGTAGCAACACTACTATCTTTTACCACAATCTTGATACCGAAAGAGCCGCTGCTGGAGCCTACGAAACATCTGAACAGCCCACTTACGGAGCTAGAACCGGATGGACAGCGAACTATTTATGGAATGAGAAATTTCAAACAATTACACAAATTGGTGCTGAATTCACTAAATCTCTTCCTTTAATCTCAAACTACCGCTTCGACGGTAGCGACCCTAACTCCCCCAGATTCCAAACAAAAGACATCAGCAAGGGGGGATATTTCAAATACAATAACTACAATAGCTCTTTTTTCCTTTCCAATCGATGGATTTACACCCCTTACAAATTGAGTTTAATTACAGGAGTTAGTGCAAACATTGCAGGTTACCAAAGAAAAGATTTACTACATTTCCCTGGTCTCTTACCTAAATTAAAAAAAGATGCATCTATAAATAAAGATTTTTCAATAGTTGCCACCCCACATCTAGCAATCCAAAAAGAAATCGGAGATAATCATATTTTAAACTTAAGCTATAGCGAGGGATATAATTCTCCCACAGCTGCTACAGCGTACATCAAAGGAATAAGCAAAACCAACGATGATTTAAAACCTGAACACGCATACATGTGGGACTTAATGGCACATGGACTTATCGGTAAAAATCAATTATGGGATTACCAAATTTCGTTATTCACTATGCGAATTAACAAAAAACTCTCCATGCTCTCAGCTCGTGATGAGCAAAACAATGCATACAGCTACTTCGCCAATACGGGAAAACAACACAATAAAGGAATGGAATTTCAACTAGGGTATACTCATCTGGCTAAAGGATTCGTTAATCGATTAAGACCCTTTGTAAACCTTTCTCTTTATGATTTTAAATACACCGATTTCACTAACAACGGGAAAAATTTCAATGGGAAAAAAGTGGTAGGCGTTCCATCTACAAAATACACCATAGGCCTAGATATTGATAGCCCTATAGGCATTTACATGACAAATACCTTCAGCTATTTAAGCGATGTATACACCAACTTTTCAAATACAATAAGCGCAAAAGGATTCAGTCAATATAACGCTAAATTGGGATATCGTGGAAATTTCAAAAATTGGAATTTTGACATATTTTTGCTAGGAAATAACCTAACTAATCAAATCAATTACACCTATCTTTTTGTAGGAAATGCAGCAGGTGATTATGATGCTGGCAATGGATACACACAAAACACCGTTACTGATGTGAACCCAGGCCCTGCCAAAGCTTATTTCACCGGAGGATTGAACATTGCTTACCATTTTTAA
- the rlmD gene encoding 23S rRNA (uracil(1939)-C(5))-methyltransferase RlmD — translation MARKERKPLILENIYLETAGAKGASIGKAPDGKTIFVRNAVPGDTVDVRILKKKRRYMEGTAVFVQDFSEFRTEPECEHFGVCGGCKWQNMKYVAQLHYKEKEVYDHLTRIGGIEIDGGAQRILGSQEKYFYRNKLEFSFSNQRWITEDEIAQNKEVTDRNALGFHIPGMWSKILDIKKCWLQRDPSNAIRLAIKNYAEKHNLAFFDPVKQEGFLRTLMIRTTTTDEVMVLIQFFEENKTERENLLNHILEQFPSITSLLYAINPKGNDSVYDLDIKTFAGQDFITEKMEDLHFKIGPKSFYQTNPEQAYELYKVARDFARLTGEELVYDLYTGTGTIAQFVSKKAKKVVGIESVPEAIAAAKENAAANGIENCTFYCGDMKDVFTDEFVTQNGTPDIIITDPPRDGMHPKVVENILRIAPKRVVYVSCNSATQARDLALMKEQYKVVKIQPVDMFPQTYHVENVVLLEKI, via the coding sequence ATGGCAAGAAAAGAAAGAAAACCTTTAATATTAGAAAATATTTATCTTGAAACAGCTGGTGCCAAGGGCGCAAGCATAGGAAAAGCCCCCGATGGCAAAACGATTTTTGTGCGTAATGCCGTGCCTGGGGACACCGTTGATGTGCGTATTTTAAAGAAAAAACGCCGCTACATGGAAGGCACCGCTGTATTTGTCCAAGATTTTTCCGAATTCAGAACCGAGCCCGAGTGCGAACATTTTGGCGTGTGTGGTGGTTGCAAATGGCAAAACATGAAATATGTGGCGCAGCTACATTACAAGGAAAAAGAAGTTTACGATCACCTTACCCGCATAGGCGGCATCGAAATCGATGGGGGTGCTCAACGAATTTTAGGCTCACAAGAAAAATATTTTTACAGAAATAAATTAGAATTTTCTTTCTCTAATCAGCGATGGATCACCGAGGACGAAATCGCTCAAAACAAAGAAGTCACCGATAGAAATGCGCTCGGATTTCACATCCCTGGCATGTGGAGCAAAATCCTTGATATTAAAAAATGCTGGCTACAAAGAGACCCGTCCAATGCAATTCGTTTGGCGATTAAAAATTATGCCGAAAAACATAATTTAGCTTTTTTTGACCCCGTGAAACAAGAAGGATTCTTGCGCACGCTTATGATTCGCACCACCACGACAGACGAAGTCATGGTATTGATTCAGTTTTTTGAAGAAAATAAAACCGAGCGAGAGAATCTATTAAATCATATTTTAGAGCAATTTCCATCAATCACGAGTTTGCTCTACGCCATCAATCCAAAAGGCAATGATTCGGTATATGATTTAGACATTAAAACTTTTGCAGGGCAAGATTTCATCACCGAAAAAATGGAAGATTTGCATTTTAAAATCGGCCCAAAAAGTTTTTACCAAACCAATCCTGAACAAGCCTACGAATTGTATAAAGTAGCACGCGACTTTGCTCGACTCACAGGAGAAGAGCTTGTTTATGACTTATACACAGGCACAGGAACCATTGCACAATTTGTATCTAAAAAAGCTAAAAAAGTAGTGGGTATAGAATCGGTGCCCGAAGCCATTGCCGCTGCCAAAGAAAATGCCGCTGCCAATGGAATCGAAAACTGCACTTTCTATTGTGGCGATATGAAAGATGTCTTTACCGATGAATTTGTAACACAAAACGGAACGCCAGACATAATCATCACCGACCCGCCACGAGACGGCATGCACCCTAAAGTGGTAGAAAACATTTTGCGCATTGCCCCTAAACGCGTGGTGTATGTGAGCTGTAACTCCGCTACCCAAGCGAGAGATTTAGCCTTGATGAAAGAGCAATATAAAGTAGTAAAAATTCAGCCAGTGGACATGTTCCCACAGACTTATCATGTGGAGAATGTTGTACTTTTAGAAAAAATTTAA
- a CDS encoding DUF6452 family protein: protein MKKYILGIFLMMISGLIFWACEEDDICTENKTPELIIKLKNTANPGETMDSLYVLRQDAKDEFTLIAGGAGRDSISVPLPLKPTTETNLIFSRRKTTDQFLDVLKIKYKYSTEYVSKACGFKAVYSDLSATSSSHKFIKSIEILQHEVTDQSAAHILLTY from the coding sequence ATGAAAAAATACATTTTAGGCATATTTTTAATGATGATTTCGGGGCTTATTTTCTGGGCGTGCGAAGAAGACGATATCTGCACCGAAAACAAAACCCCTGAGCTAATCATTAAACTAAAAAATACCGCAAACCCAGGCGAAACTATGGATTCCCTTTATGTCTTAAGACAAGATGCCAAAGATGAATTCACACTGATTGCGGGCGGCGCAGGAAGAGATTCTATAAGCGTGCCCTTGCCACTCAAGCCCACCACCGAAACCAATTTGATTTTCTCTAGAAGAAAAACAACCGACCAATTTCTTGATGTGCTGAAAATTAAATACAAATACAGCACAGAATATGTATCTAAAGCCTGCGGCTTTAAGGCGGTGTATTCTGATTTATCTGCTACCTCAAGCTCTCATAAATTTATCAAAAGTATAGAAATTCTACAACATGAAGTTACTGACCAAAGCGCTGCTCACATTTTGCTTACTTATTAA
- a CDS encoding DUF6048 family protein, which translates to MKLLTKALLTFCLLINISSVLGQEKKPQEKKERKKIFVGIDLAQPAMQFFTDKMGYEATVVVPVHKKWYAAAEAGYEKSDYDEVGWKGKSSGFFANAGANWIVSQDKDNPNMNFYMGGRVGFSLFNQEFSEAPVQGYREEPVSISIPSHSATAVWFEPLVGTSVPIGNSNFYINANTGINILLFKKTDQDIDPIAIPGFGKNNNGLNLRVVWAIGYAF; encoded by the coding sequence ATGAAGTTACTGACCAAAGCGCTGCTCACATTTTGCTTACTTATTAATATTTCGTCGGTTTTGGGACAAGAAAAGAAGCCCCAAGAAAAAAAAGAGCGAAAAAAAATTTTTGTAGGAATAGACTTGGCACAACCGGCCATGCAGTTTTTCACCGATAAAATGGGCTACGAAGCCACCGTAGTGGTGCCCGTTCACAAAAAATGGTATGCCGCGGCAGAGGCAGGCTACGAAAAATCGGACTACGACGAAGTGGGCTGGAAAGGCAAATCTAGCGGATTTTTCGCCAATGCAGGGGCCAACTGGATTGTGAGCCAAGACAAAGACAACCCAAACATGAATTTCTATATGGGCGGTCGCGTTGGTTTTTCGTTATTCAATCAAGAATTTAGCGAAGCGCCCGTGCAAGGCTATCGCGAAGAGCCAGTGAGCATTTCTATCCCAAGCCATTCAGCAACAGCCGTTTGGTTTGAACCACTTGTGGGCACTAGCGTGCCAATCGGAAACTCCAATTTTTACATCAATGCCAATACGGGGATCAACATTTTGCTTTTCAAGAAAACCGACCAAGACATAGACCCTATCGCTATTCCTGGCTTTGGGAAAAACAACAACGGGCTGAATTTGCGTGTGGTGTGGGCAATTGGCTATGCTTTCTAG
- the coaE gene encoding dephospho-CoA kinase (Dephospho-CoA kinase (CoaE) performs the final step in coenzyme A biosynthesis.): MKIIGITGGIGSGKSTVAKFIAEAGFPVYNSDQRAKDLYEESPEIKQQLIEWYGENIYTQNSLNRKKLAEIIFSNETELKRINALMHPAVANDFKQWKNAQKSDFVFKETAILFESGAYKDCDFVLTISAPIENRIERATQRDQAAAESIIKRIEKQMTDQERESLADYTIDNKGNLVEFKNKTLDFLHKLPNIV, from the coding sequence ATGAAAATTATCGGTATCACGGGAGGAATCGGCTCTGGAAAATCTACTGTAGCAAAATTCATTGCAGAAGCGGGATTTCCCGTGTACAATTCAGACCAAAGAGCGAAAGATTTATACGAAGAATCACCCGAAATCAAACAACAATTGATTGAATGGTATGGCGAAAATATTTATACCCAAAATTCGCTCAATCGAAAAAAATTAGCCGAAATCATATTTTCTAACGAAACAGAACTAAAACGCATCAACGCCCTGATGCACCCCGCGGTGGCCAATGATTTTAAACAATGGAAAAATGCACAAAAATCGGATTTTGTGTTTAAAGAAACGGCCATTTTATTTGAGTCTGGCGCGTATAAAGATTGTGATTTTGTTTTAACGATTTCGGCTCCGATTGAAAATCGCATTGAGCGAGCTACTCAGCGAGACCAAGCCGCTGCAGAGTCCATTATAAAACGCATTGAAAAGCAAATGACCGACCAAGAACGAGAATCATTGGCAGACTACACTATTGACAATAAAGGCAATTTAGTGGAATTTAAAAACAAAACGCTTGATTTCTTACACAAATTGCCTAATATTGTGTAA
- a CDS encoding sensor histidine kinase codes for MTISLVGLIIVQLYWLKKAFDAKESEFDSRVYRALDETAMAVRQHEVDRYYKYFNTTRKTMRNSAEKPEVITSQIESDSANVKYVYITRYMMDKIKLPISGIHNDSLKVTQLYSSEKAIKVKKHSSLKGFQPLPIDLENEFKDATYTIERFAKLYSGNTPISKRIDFKAIDSIFSFYQKKWNVSTEFKLAVLNADSTSVALKENGYIQENDNFLTPLFSNSKNKVSYYLSVYLPQKRGTILSAYSGLATLTIFFTLTILCVYVVSIYIMVKQRQISQMKTDFMNNMTHEFKTPIATISVAADALKSPVVSKNPEKIKHYANLIKQENKRMNQQVENVLRISKLERREIVLDKSMVEMNDLVKDSVDSIRLIVENRNGTIFEKYNVKSCELSVDGFHMGNIILNVLENATKYSPEAPEISVTTYIEDNKWYVIKIQDKGMGMSKHVMSRIFEKFYRAETGNIHNVKGHGLGLAYVKHIMDLHKGIIEVESHKGKGTTFYLKLSIN; via the coding sequence ATGACAATTTCCCTCGTGGGACTCATCATTGTGCAATTATATTGGCTCAAAAAAGCTTTTGACGCCAAAGAAAGCGAGTTCGATAGCCGTGTGTATCGTGCACTGGACGAAACAGCAATGGCTGTACGCCAGCACGAGGTAGATCGCTACTACAAATACTTCAACACCACACGGAAAACCATGCGCAACAGTGCTGAAAAACCAGAAGTGATCACCTCACAAATTGAGAGCGATTCGGCTAATGTAAAGTATGTCTACATCACGCGCTATATGATGGATAAGATTAAACTACCTATTTCGGGCATACACAATGATTCATTGAAAGTTACGCAACTATATTCATCTGAAAAAGCCATTAAAGTAAAAAAACATTCTAGTTTAAAAGGATTTCAGCCCCTACCAATTGATTTAGAAAACGAATTCAAAGATGCCACATATACTATTGAGCGTTTTGCAAAACTATACTCAGGTAACACTCCGATAAGCAAACGCATCGATTTTAAAGCCATTGATTCCATTTTCTCTTTTTATCAAAAAAAATGGAACGTGAGCACGGAATTTAAATTGGCTGTTTTGAACGCAGATTCTACTAGCGTGGCACTTAAAGAAAACGGATATATTCAGGAAAACGATAATTTTTTGACTCCACTTTTTTCTAATTCTAAAAACAAAGTAAGCTACTACCTTTCGGTATATCTACCACAAAAAAGAGGCACAATCCTCTCAGCCTATTCGGGATTAGCTACGCTTACTATCTTCTTCACACTTACGATTTTATGCGTGTATGTTGTGTCCATATACATCATGGTAAAACAAAGGCAAATTTCTCAAATGAAAACGGATTTCATGAACAATATGACTCATGAATTTAAAACACCTATTGCTACAATTTCCGTGGCAGCGGATGCGTTAAAAAGTCCCGTAGTGTCCAAAAATCCCGAAAAAATTAAGCACTATGCCAATCTGATTAAACAGGAAAACAAACGCATGAACCAACAGGTAGAAAATGTTTTGAGAATATCTAAACTTGAAAGACGTGAAATTGTCTTGGATAAATCTATGGTGGAGATGAACGATTTGGTAAAAGATAGCGTAGATTCTATAAGACTGATTGTAGAAAACAGAAATGGCACAATTTTTGAAAAATATAATGTTAAATCTTGTGAACTTTCAGTTGACGGGTTCCATATGGGAAATATCATTTTGAATGTATTGGAAAATGCTACAAAATATTCTCCAGAAGCCCCTGAAATTTCTGTAACTACTTATATTGAAGATAATAAGTGGTATGTGATAAAAATTCAAGATAAGGGAATGGGCATGAGCAAACATGTTATGAGCCGAATTTTTGAGAAGTTTTACAGAGCAGAAACAGGGAACATTCACAATGTTAAAGGGCATGGTTTAGGTTTAGCTTATGTTAAACACATCATGGATTTGCACAAAGGAATCATTGAAGTTGAAAGCCACAAGGGAAAAGGAACAACATTTTATTTAAAATTATCAATAAATTAA
- a CDS encoding response regulator transcription factor has product MANNNIKLLLVEDDPSFGTVLKDYLQINDFDVKHAIDGDEGLRLFKEEKFNLVITDVMMPRKDGFTMAKEIKDINHDMPIIFLTAKNMRKDILKGYKLGADDYVTKPFDSEVLLYKIKAIVQRNGINEEKFEQDEFEIGNFQFNAKLRHLNVNGIEYKLSPKENELLRMLCVFENDLMPREIALNRIWNEDNYFTSRSMDVYIAKLRKYLKDDPDVEIVNIHGEGFRLVSDKDA; this is encoded by the coding sequence ATGGCCAATAACAACATAAAACTACTATTAGTTGAGGACGATCCTAGCTTTGGAACTGTTCTCAAAGATTACCTCCAAATCAACGATTTCGATGTAAAACATGCAATCGATGGAGACGAAGGTCTACGACTTTTCAAAGAGGAAAAGTTCAATCTTGTGATTACCGACGTAATGATGCCTAGAAAGGACGGATTTACTATGGCTAAAGAAATCAAGGACATTAATCATGATATGCCTATTATTTTCCTTACTGCTAAAAACATGAGAAAAGATATTCTAAAAGGATATAAATTAGGCGCAGATGATTATGTGACTAAGCCTTTTGATTCTGAAGTACTTCTCTATAAAATTAAGGCAATTGTACAGAGAAATGGAATCAATGAAGAAAAATTTGAACAAGATGAGTTTGAAATTGGAAATTTCCAATTCAATGCTAAATTGAGACATCTTAATGTAAATGGTATTGAATATAAATTATCTCCAAAGGAAAACGAGCTTTTAAGAATGCTTTGTGTTTTTGAAAACGATTTAATGCCAAGAGAAATTGCGCTGAATCGTATTTGGAACGAGGATAATTACTTCACATCAAGAAGTATGGATGTTTATATTGCCAAACTGAGAAAATACTTGAAAGATGATCCAGATGTGGAAATTGTAAACATCCATGGCGAAGGATTCCGCTTGGTTTCAGATAAAGATGCTTAA